The Prochlorococcus sp. MIT 0603 DNA window ATCTCGTGATATCTCTAGCTATCCATGGATTTGAAAGGATTTTCTTTGTTAATGGCCATGGAGGTAATATTGCCACTGCAAAATCTGCTTTTGCCCAGGCATATAGAAGTGCAAGAAGTATGGATTTAGATGTCTCTCATTCCCTTCGATGTAAGTTGGCGAATTGGTTTATGTCTCCAGAAGTTTTCAGAAAGGCTAGAGATCTTTATGGAGATCAAGAAGGACAGCATGCAACACCTAGTGAAATTGCTGTAACTCTTCATTTGGAGCCAAGCTTATTAAATAAACAACGTTCATTACCTTCCCCCTCAGCAAGTGGCCCTATATATGATTATGAAGACTTTCGACAAAGATACCCAGATGGCAGAATGGGGTCAGATCCATTTTTGGCAAATGCTAGCCATGGTGAGATCTTCCTTGATATAGCTGCTACTTCCTTAAGTAAGGATTTAATTAATTTTCTTAATGAGTCATGACTAGAATCACTTCAGATGATGTTCGCAAAGTTGCTAATCTTGCACGATTAGCAATTTCTGAAGAAGATATTAGAACTTACTCAAAACAACTTGAGGAAATTTTAGAATATATTGCTCAACTTGAGAAGATTGATACTAAAGAAGTCCCTCCAACTACGCGAGCAGTTGAAGTGGTAAATGTAATGAGAGATGATATCGTGGACTCTTCAGATATTAGAGATAAACTTTTAAATCTTGCACCGAAAAGAGAAGGGGAATTTTATAGAGTCCCGAAAATACTTTCAGATTGATTTTATTCAGGTATTACTGCAGTCTTATGTAAAAGAGAAATCCATCTTTTTCTCCATTTCTTATTTGGGATAATGCTTGCTAAAGGTCGCATTTTGCTCCTGCTTTTTTTATGGCTACGTATTCCTATTAAAATGTCATAAAGGAAATT harbors:
- a CDS encoding creatininase family protein; this translates as MSGKNETSQQSSSVNKSSKRLDLCTWTEVEEYLKQCKGIIVPIGSTEQHGPTGAIGTDALTANAVALQVADRTGVLVTPTQPYGMAEHHLGFPGTMSLRPATLLAVIHDLVISLAIHGFERIFFVNGHGGNIATAKSAFAQAYRSARSMDLDVSHSLRCKLANWFMSPEVFRKARDLYGDQEGQHATPSEIAVTLHLEPSLLNKQRSLPSPSASGPIYDYEDFRQRYPDGRMGSDPFLANASHGEIFLDIAATSLSKDLINFLNES
- the gatC gene encoding Asp-tRNA(Asn)/Glu-tRNA(Gln) amidotransferase subunit GatC codes for the protein MTRITSDDVRKVANLARLAISEEDIRTYSKQLEEILEYIAQLEKIDTKEVPPTTRAVEVVNVMRDDIVDSSDIRDKLLNLAPKREGEFYRVPKILSD